In Candidatus Omnitrophota bacterium, a single genomic region encodes these proteins:
- a CDS encoding ribosome recycling factor produces the protein MHDTELGRILKETRSRMDTTVEAVQKQFSTIRTGRAHPRLVEAIRVDYYGTKTPLKQLANITTPEPRLIVIQPWDKNSMDMIEKAIMSSDVGITPVNDGKVIRLSMPQLTHERREELAKVLHKIAEEGKISIRNSRHQAIDEAVKLEKQNKMTEDDKFDTKDKVQKLTDEYIKKIDTALKEKESEIKG, from the coding sequence ATGCATGACACTGAACTTGGCAGAATATTGAAAGAGACCAGATCAAGGATGGATACCACGGTGGAAGCCGTACAGAAACAGTTCTCGACCATACGTACGGGAAGAGCGCATCCTCGTTTAGTGGAAGCGATACGAGTGGATTATTACGGCACGAAGACCCCGCTCAAGCAGCTTGCTAATATCACGACGCCCGAACCGCGGCTTATAGTAATACAGCCGTGGGACAAAAATTCCATGGACATGATAGAGAAAGCGATAATGTCCTCGGATGTAGGTATAACCCCGGTCAATGACGGGAAGGTCATTCGTCTTTCCATGCCCCAGCTGACCCACGAAAGAAGGGAAGAGCTGGCGAAGGTTCTGCACAAGATCGCTGAAGAAGGAAAGATATCGATAAGGAATTCAAGGCATCAGGCGATAGACGAGGCGGTTAAACTCGAGAAACAGAATAAGATGACCGAGGATGACAAGTTCGACACCAAGGACAAGGTCCAGAAACTGACCGACGAATACATCAAAAAGATAGATACCGCTCTTAAAGAAAAAGAGTCCGAAATAAAAGGCTAA